GATCACCTCATCCTCGGGACATTTTTCGCATTCCGACGGATCTTTTCCTTCGATGATACATTGTACCGTTTCCATGAGAAGCCGCCTGCGCAGATCTGTTACCGGAGTGTAGATGCCGCGCATTCGCTCAAAGTTCCTTGTGACAGTGTTCGTTATAATCAGCATAGAAGAGACATTTACAGAAAGAAAGTTTTCCGGCCTGATTGTTTGATTTACTTCCGGCAATTTATTACCGTTTAAGTATGAAATACAGGGAGGAGACAGAAAAATAAAAAATGCCTGAGCATCAAGAACACCATCATCATAATCATTCCGAACACCACCGAATGATGATTCGGGATTTTCGAAAGCGTTTCTATGTCACTGTTATCCTTACCATTCCTGTTCTTGCCCTTTCTCCGCTTATCCAGAAATTCCTGGGATTTACCCTTGGATTCAAAGGAGATACCTTTGTTGTTTTTGCCCTTGCAACAGTAATCTTTTTTTACGGTGGCTGGCCGTTTCTTTCCGGTTTGGTCGGGGAGCTGAAGCAGAAAAGCCTGGGAATGATGACGCTTATAGGCCTTGCCATCACGGTGGCTTACGTCTATAGCGCTGCAGTAAGCTTCGGCCTGGACGGCTCTCCTTTTTACTGGGAACTGGCTACGTTGATCGCAATCATGCTTGCCGGCCACTGGATTGAGATGGCCTCTGTACTGAGCGCATCATCGGCCCTTGAGAAGCTGGCCCAATTGATGCCCAGTGAGGCTCACCGGAAAAGCGGCGGCGATATAATCGATGTCCCTCTGTCCGAGGTTCACAAAGGAGATTTGCTGGTCATCAAACCTGGGGAAAAAATTCCATCCGACGGTCTCGTAGTGAACGGTGGGAGCTATATCGATGAATCAATGCTGACCGGTGAGTCCCGTCCTGTGCGGAAGGGAGAGGGTGACAGGCTTATCGGCGGCTCGATAAACGGTGACGGCGCACTGGAGCTAAGAGTAGAGGGAACCGGAGAGGATTCCTATTTGTCGAAGGTTATCACCATGGTCAGGGAGGCCCAGGCTGCGAAATCGAAAACCCAGGCGCTTTCTGACAGGGCCGCTTTCTGGCTTACCATTGTAGCCATATCCGTTGGTATCGTGACGCTTCTGGCATGGCTGTTTGTAGGAAGGGACCTGCAGTTCGCCATCACCCGCATGGCTACGGTGATGGTCATTACCTGCCCCCATGCCCTCGGCCTTGCAATTCCCCTGGTGGTTGCGGTCTCTACCTCAAAATCGGCGCAGAACGGTTTGCTCATACGAAACCGCACCGCATTTGAGAATGCACGAAGAATAACGACGGTTGTCTTTGACAAAACCGGAACCTTAACAAAGGGGACCTTTGAGGTTACAGCCATAGACCTGCACAGCGATCAGTTCGATGAAAGACAGCTGCTCACTTACGCGGCGGCACTGGAAGCGCAATCCGAGCATCCTATAGGAAAGAGCATCGTCGCTTATGCAAAAAAGGAAAGCATCAGGCCTGAACTTGCGGAAAACGTTCAGGCAATCAAAGGCAAGGGGGTATCGGGAACGATTGCCGGAAGAGCGATACATGTTGTCAGCCCCGGCTATCTTGAGGAGCAGGGACTCCGGCGTCCGGAACATGCCGGCCATAAGGGAGGCGTTTCCCGTGTATTTGTCATTGTCGACGGAAGTGTGGCAGGGTCCATAGCCCTCTCAGATACAATTCGCCCGGAATCCTATCAGGCTGTCAAAGCCCTGCGGAAGAGGGGAATCAAGTGCTGGATGCTCACCGGAGACAACCGGGAAACTGCTGCGGCTGTGGCAAATGAGCTTGGGATGGATGGTTTTTTCGCAGAGGTTCTGCCGGATCAGAAACAGGAAAAGATCAGGGAATTGCAGAACGGTGGCGAGTATGTCGCCATGACCGGAGACGGAGTGAATGACTCCCCGGCCCTGGCACAGGCGGAGATCGGTATCTCGGTGGGGTCCGGGACCGATGTCGCCGCTGCTACGGCCGATATCATTCTTGTGGAATCCAATCCCCGGGATATAACGGCGCTTATCCTTTTCGGCAGGGCAACCTACCGGAAGATGGTACAGAACCTCATATGGGCAAGTGGTTATAACGTGGTGACCATCCCTCTTGCGGCCGGGGTACTGTACAGCGCCGGAATAGTGCTTTCTCCCGAGATCGGGGCGATACTGATGTCACTTTCAACGGTGATTGTCGCAATCAATGCCAGATTGCTTAGAATAAGAAAAGAAGACGTATAGGAGGCAAAAATATGATGAATGGATGGGGATGGTATCCCGGAACAATGCACTGGGGATATGGAGGAGGTATAGTAATGATA
This is a stretch of genomic DNA from Sediminispirochaeta bajacaliforniensis DSM 16054. It encodes these proteins:
- a CDS encoding copper-translocating P-type ATPase; translated protein: MPEHQEHHHHNHSEHHRMMIRDFRKRFYVTVILTIPVLALSPLIQKFLGFTLGFKGDTFVVFALATVIFFYGGWPFLSGLVGELKQKSLGMMTLIGLAITVAYVYSAAVSFGLDGSPFYWELATLIAIMLAGHWIEMASVLSASSALEKLAQLMPSEAHRKSGGDIIDVPLSEVHKGDLLVIKPGEKIPSDGLVVNGGSYIDESMLTGESRPVRKGEGDRLIGGSINGDGALELRVEGTGEDSYLSKVITMVREAQAAKSKTQALSDRAAFWLTIVAISVGIVTLLAWLFVGRDLQFAITRMATVMVITCPHALGLAIPLVVAVSTSKSAQNGLLIRNRTAFENARRITTVVFDKTGTLTKGTFEVTAIDLHSDQFDERQLLTYAAALEAQSEHPIGKSIVAYAKKESIRPELAENVQAIKGKGVSGTIAGRAIHVVSPGYLEEQGLRRPEHAGHKGGVSRVFVIVDGSVAGSIALSDTIRPESYQAVKALRKRGIKCWMLTGDNRETAAAVANELGMDGFFAEVLPDQKQEKIRELQNGGEYVAMTGDGVNDSPALAQAEIGISVGSGTDVAAATADIILVESNPRDITALILFGRATYRKMVQNLIWASGYNVVTIPLAAGVLYSAGIVLSPEIGAILMSLSTVIVAINARLLRIRKEDV